Sequence from the Candidatus Accumulibacter similis genome:
CCGCAGGTGCAGGTTTCGGGCTCGTGCAGGTGCTCGACGCGCGGCAGTTGCTCGGGCAAGGGCTGACGGCCGGCGCGTTCGCGTTTGGCTTTCTCGGGGAGCGGCAGATGCGGCCCCATCGCGGCCGCCTGGCGCTGTTCGGCGAGGCGCGCTTCGCAGGCGGCGACGTCGGCAGCCAGGGTTTCGTCGAAGAGGTCGCGTTCGCTGGCGGTCAGGGATTCGCTCTTGACGCCGAATTTCATCCGCCGCAGATGGGCCAGTTCGAGGGTCAGCTTCTCGATCCTGGCGTCACGCCAATGAATCTCCGTGGCGCGGGTATCGAGCTGCTCAAGCAGGCCACTGACCCGCTTCTCGACCCAGGAGAGCAGTTCCGAAGAGGGCGAGAAAGGGGCAAGTTCGCTGGCCAAATCCATGCTGGATGACACATGAAGATGTGCGCCAGGGATCTCGAAACCACTGATTTGGCGTAAGTTCTTGAGGGACTTCAGTGCTCTGGACTTGCCAGTGGGCGGGCGCCGGGGCGTCGCGGCGCTGCCAGTCGACGCCGGCGACGAGCCAGCGCCATTGCGCTGCCGAAAGGGCAAAAACGGGGTCACTGGCGCTGGGCCAAATGAAGGCGCCGCGGTGCAGCCGGCGTTGCGACAGCCAGACGCCGGTGCCGTCCCAGACCAGGAGCTTGAGCCGGTTCCGGCGCCGGTTGGTGAAGGCATAGGCAGTACCGTCACAGGGCGTGCGCCCGAGGCTGGCCTGGATGCGGGCCGACAGGCCATCGCTACCCGAGCGCATATCGACCGCTTCGACTGCCAGCCAGATGCGCTCCGGCGTGGGCCCGGGCGGAACGGTCATCGGCGCTCTCCGCACAGCGCACGCAGCCAGTCGGCTGCCGGCAGCGCCGCGAATTCGGGTCGCCAGCCGCCAGGCATGCACAGCGACAGGCTTGGCCCCGAGTGGGGTGCAACGGGCGCTATCGTCGCGGGAACGAGAGTCACCGGCGCGGCGGCAACGACCGTTCCGCTTTCCTTCGCCAAACGCCGGTGCCAGTAACTCAGCGATCCAGCTTTCAGCCCGTTCCGCGCACAATAGGCCTTCTGGCTCTCGCCACTCGCGCGCCAACCTGCTGCATGCCCTCGCCAGTACGCTGCCACTTCGCCAGCCTTGCCCATCGCACTCTCCCGTGAAAACCTCGAGAGGGTGCGGCAACTGGCACGGGATTGGTAGGTGGGCCCGATGGACGCTTACGGCAGTACGTCAAGCTCGTCGAGTCCTACCGGGACACCTCCGGGGTACCTCGCCAACGGGTCATCGCCACCCTCGGGCGCATCGAGGCGGTCCGATCGGGCGGGGCCGACTCGCTGCTCAACGGGCTCCTGCGGGCGGCGGGGAAGCCCTCGCTGGAAGAAGGAACCGGCGAGGCGCCTTCGCGCCGGCGCTTTGCGTCGGCGATACCTGGCTGCTGACCGCCCTGTGGAAGGAGTTGGGCTTCGCCGACGCCTGTCGCCGATTGCTGCGCAACCGGCACCAGTTCGACGCCGAGCGCCTGTTGCGGGTGATGGTCTTCAACCGGCTGTGTGATCCGGAATCCAGGCTGGGGATCCTGCGCTGGCTGGAGGGCACCCGGGTTCCCGAGGTGAGCGCCGAGTCGGTGATCCACCAGCACCTGCTGCGCACGATGGATACTCTGGCGGACTGCGCCGACCGGGTAGACGACACCTTGACGGGTCTGCTGCGGCCGCTGATCGATCAGGAGTTGGCAATCGTCTTCTACGACCTGACGACGATCCGTACCGAAGGCGGCACCGACGAGTCCGAAGACCTGCGGCACTTCGGCCATGCCAAGGAGGGCGGTACGGTGCGCCAGGTGATGTTGCAATCCTCACAAGTTAGCATATCCGCATATTTCGCGCGAAGCCTTGTGTCGGCCGTAGTCCTGCGGCAAAATAGCTCTGTAACCAATTGTTTATAAAGGAGAATCGCATGACGGCCTGAATATGCCAATATACTTGGCAGACTCTCCAAGTATCTGTTTTCACAAGAGTTACTGCAAGTGGCTCGCCTCGACGCCAAACACTTCACCCGCTGCCGAACCCTCACCCTGCCAACGGTCCTCAGTTTTCTGCTCTCCAGCGTTCACGCCGCCGTCCAGTCGGAACTCGATCAGTTCTTCGCCAACCTGCGCAATCGCGCCGACTCGGTTCGCGAGGTCACCGCTCAAGCCTTCTACCAGGCACGTTACAAGATCAACGCGCTGGTGTTCGGCGAGGTCAATCAGCACCTCATGGAACTGGTGGAGGAACACTTGCCGCTCCCGCGCTGGAGAGGTTTACGGGTGGTCGCGGCGGATGGCAGCGCGGTTCGCCTGACGATGATGAAGGACAACGTCCGGTCGATCGTCACGGGCGTGGCTTTCGGCCTCTACCTGCCGGGCATCGAGCTGTTTCTGAACTTCCGCCTGCATGAGCCTTTGTCCGATGAGCGTCAGATGTTCTTCGAGGCGATCGATTGTCTGCGCTCCGACGATGTGCTCGTGATGGACCGCGGCTTTCCCTGTCGTTGGCTGGTGTCGGCGCTGACGGCACGTCACATCCCCTTCTGCATCCGCTGCGATTTGTCGCGAGGATTCAAGGTGGTACGCGAGTTCCTGCAGTCCGGTCGAAGCGAGCAGGTCGTCGTCTTGCGCGCGCCCAATGCCCGTGATGCCAAGGACTATGAATGCCCGGCCACGCCGACCACGGTTCGCTTGGTGCGGGTAGCGACACCGAACGGACGGGTGCATGTGGTGATGACATCGCTCCTCGATCCCGTGACCTTTCCGGCCGCCGCGTTTGCCGAGCTGTACCACGGCCGTTGGCGAATCGAAGAGGCGTTCAAACGGATCAAGCACCGGCTGCAACTGGAGCATACTTCCGGCTTGTCTTGGCATGCGGCGCGCCAGGATTTCGGCGCCAAGGCGGTCTTCGACAACCTCAATGCACTGGCCGCCTATGTCGCCACCGATGCCCTCCTCGATCCCGGTTCGTCCTACAAGATCAACCGCACCTTGGAACTCGACAAGATCAAACGACAGATCGGCCGTTGGCTCCTGGCTGCAACCGCCACCACTCGCCGCCTCAAGCCCATCCTCCAGGAGATCGCGTTGAACCTCCAGAAGTTCGTCCCCAATCGCTCCCAACCTCGAAAACCGCAGCCGAAACCGCACCTCTCCCACGCTTACAAGTAACAATGACAATAGGCTAACTTTCGAGGATTGGGTGATGTTGGGGGTGGTCCAGACGGCGGACGGCCTGCCGATCCATCACGAGGTCTTTGCCGGCAATACCGGCGAGACGACGACGTTGGTACCGACCATCGAGAAAGTGCTGGCGCGCTACCCGATCAGGCGCGTGGTCCTGGTTGCCGATCGCGGCCTGCTGAGTCTCGACAATCTCGAAGCCATCCGGGCGCTGCGGGTCGGCGATCAGCCGCTGGAGTTCATTCTGGCCGTCCCGGCCCGGCGCTACGGGGATTTTGACCGCCTGCTCGCGTCCTTCCATGAGAAGAGCTGCCGCTTGGCGACGGAAGAGGTGTTTGGTGAGGAGCAGTGGCAGGGCTTTCGTCTGATCGTCGCCCACCGCCCGGATCGGGCCAGCGAACAGGGTCGCGTGCGCGATGAGCGTATCGCGGCGCTCGAGGCCGATGCCGCGCAGTGGGCCGAGAAGCTCGATGCCCAGGAAGCCGGCGAGACCCGTCCGGGCAGGAAACTGTCCGACTCCGGCACGATCGACCGTTTCTACAAGGCGGTCGCCGACGCACATCTGGCGCACATCATCAAGGTGAATCTCTCCTCCGAGCTGTTCACCTACGAGATCGACGAACGGGCGCTGCAACGCGCCCGGCTGATGGATGGCAAACTGGTCCTCGTCTCCAACGTTCCAGACTCTTCTCCGCTTGAGATCGTCGCCCGCTACAAGGCGCTGGCCGACATCGAACGGGGATTTCGTGTCCTGAAGTCCGAGATCGAGATCGCACCGGTCTTCCACCCAATCCTCGAAAGTTAGCCTATTGTCATTGTTACTTGTAAGCGTGGGAGAGGTGCGGTTTCGGCTGCGGTTTTCGAGGTTGGGAGCGATTGGGGACGAACTTCTGGAGGTTCAACGCGATCTCCTGGAGGATGGGCTTGAGGCGGCGAGTGGTGGCGGTTGCAGCCAGGAGCCAACGGCCGATCTGTCGTTTGATCTTGTCGAGTTCCAAGGTGCGGTTGATCTTGTAGGACGAACCGGGATCGAGGAGGGCATCGGTGGCGACATAGGCGGCCAGTGCATTGAGGTTGTCGAAGACCGCCTTGGCGCCGAAATCCTGGCGCGCCGCATGCCAAGACAAGCCGGAAGTATGCTCCAGTTGCAGCCGGTGCTTGATCCGTTTGAACGCCTCTTCGATTCGCCAACGGCCGTGGTACAGCTCGGCAAACGCGGCGGCCGGAAAGGTCACGGGATCGAGGAGCGATGTCATCACCACATGCACCCGTCCGTTCGGTGTCGCTACCCGCACCAAGCGAACCGTGGTCGGCGTGGCCGGGCATTCATAGTCCTTGGCATCACGGGCATTGGGCGCGCGCAAGACGACGACCTGCTCGCTTCGACCGGACTGCAGGAACTCGCGTACCACCTTGAATCCTCGCGACAAATCGCAGCGGATGCAGAAGGGGATGTGACGTGCCGTCAGCGCCGACACCAGCCAACGACAGGGAAAGCCGCGGTCCATCACGAGCACATCGTCGGAGCGCAGACAATCGATCGCCTCGAAGAACATCTGACGCTCATCGGACAAAGGCTCATGCAGGCGGAAGTTCAGAAACAGCTCGATGCCCGGCAGGTAGAGGCCGAAAGCCACGCCCGTGACGATCGACCGGACGTTGTCCTTCATCATCGTCAGGCGAACCGCGCTGCCATCCGCCGCGACCACCCGTAAACCTCTCCAGCGCGGGAGCGGCAAGTGTTCCTCCACCAGTTCCATGAGGTGCTGATTGACCTCGCCGAACACCAGCGCGTTGATCTTGTAACGTGCCTGGTAGAAGGCTTGAGCGGTGACCTCGCGAACCGAGTCGGCGCGATTGCGCAGGTTGGCGAAGAACTGATCGAGTTCCGACTGGACGGCGGCGTGAACGCTGGAGAGCAGAAAACTGAGGACCGTTGGCAGGGTGAGGGTTCGGCAGCGGGTGAAGTGTTTGGCGTCGAGGCGAGCCACTTGCAGTAACTCTTGTGAAAACAGATACTTGGAGAGTCTGCCAAGTATATTGGCATATTCAGGCCGTCATGCGATTCTCCTTTATAAACAATTGGTTACAGAGCTATTTTGCCGCAGGACTACGGCCGACACAAGGCTTCGCGCGAAATATGCGGATATGCTAACTTGTGAGGATTGGTCTTCCACCGCCTGCCGGATCGTATCCGCGCGCATGCCCTGATCTGCTTCCTGGCTCTGCTCCTCCATCGCGTGCTGCGCCTGCGCCTGAAAGCCAAGGCCAGCTTCATCTCCCCGGAGCGCGCCCTGGAAATCACTCGCCGGATCCAGTACCACCAGGTCACGCTGCACCAACGCCAGTCCGCGTCCGGCCTGTCCGCCATCACCCCTCAACAGAAGGAGTTTTTCGAGACCCTCGGCCTGCCCGAGCCCTCCGCCAGACGCCTGTAGTGCCAATTCCGAACCCGTGAATTGCGCACAAACAATCACTTAGCCGTATTTTTGTCGAACTCGGGCAGGCGTGGCGCCGCTGTGCCGCGTCCTCGGCGTCACCCGCTCGGGGTATTGCGTAGCCGCTGCGCGGGCAAGAACACCTGCCCACTTTTGCGCGGAACCGATCTATCTGCACGCCGCCTTCGCAGCCTCCGGGCGAAGCCATGGCGGCCGGCATTTGCAGCAGCCCCTGCTCAAGGACGGATGGTCGATCGGGTGATGCCGAGTCCGATCGCTGGTCTGCAGAAGCCCACACCGGCGCCGTCCGCTGCCGTCCGTCGCTTGCCGGGGCAAGGCGCTCGCAGTTCACGAACGACGACAGAGGATCTGAACGCTGCGCGCGGCGACTGGCGTCGCCCTTTCCCGC
This genomic interval carries:
- the tnpB gene encoding IS66 family insertion sequence element accessory protein TnpB, with amino-acid sequence MTVPPGPTPERIWLAVEAVDMRSGSDGLSARIQASLGRTPCDGTAYAFTNRRRNRLKLLVWDGTGVWLSQRRLHRGAFIWPSASDPVFALSAAQWRWLVAGVDWQRRDAPAPAHWQVQSTEVPQELTPNQWFRDPWRTSSCVIQHGFGQRTCPFLALFGTALLGREAGQWPA
- a CDS encoding IS1634 family transposase, coding for MLGVVQTADGLPIHHEVFAGNTGETTTLVPTIEKVLARYPIRRVVLVADRGLLSLDNLEAIRALRVGDQPLEFILAVPARRYGDFDRLLASFHEKSCRLATEEVFGEEQWQGFRLIVAHRPDRASEQGRVRDERIAALEADAAQWAEKLDAQEAGETRPGRKLSDSGTIDRFYKAVADAHLAHIIKVNLSSELFTYEIDERALQRARLMDGKLVLVSNVPDSSPLEIVARYKALADIERGFRVLKSEIEIAPVFHPILES
- a CDS encoding IS4 family transposase, translated to MFSQELLQVARLDAKHFTRCRTLTLPTVLSFLLSSVHAAVQSELDQFFANLRNRADSVREVTAQAFYQARYKINALVFGEVNQHLMELVEEHLPLPRWRGLRVVAADGSAVRLTMMKDNVRSIVTGVAFGLYLPGIELFLNFRLHEPLSDERQMFFEAIDCLRSDDVLVMDRGFPCRWLVSALTARHIPFCIRCDLSRGFKVVREFLQSGRSEQVVVLRAPNARDAKDYECPATPTTVRLVRVATPNGRVHVVMTSLLDPVTFPAAAFAELYHGRWRIEEAFKRIKHRLQLEHTSGLSWHAARQDFGAKAVFDNLNALAAYVATDALLDPGSSYKINRTLELDKIKRQIGRWLLAATATTRRLKPILQEIALNLQKFVPNRSQPRKPQPKPHLSHAYK